Proteins encoded in a region of the Vicia villosa cultivar HV-30 ecotype Madison, WI linkage group LG5, Vvil1.0, whole genome shotgun sequence genome:
- the LOC131605948 gene encoding uncharacterized protein LOC131605948 — protein sequence MTSHSSPPEIDIKAEYCPEAVIEWHRLSGLEDRKESLSRKDLALKAKQHLFYLKWKFWHVNKKGKWELRYTSPVNGKNYISLRKACESCIEDGGCSTIPSSSSTTVQVPSTIISSPERPKDFGETDQSIFNEDSGDFTLQKCNVTTIDGGYSTIHSSTIVQVPLTTTFNNDSQVFSLSSLQKHNDTTISEDGGRPIIHSPTTMQPPSVTISSSPLNLKKRPRDFGEIDQSTFNEYSKAFSSYSQNCNVTAISTSKINEHVSTSKSEVTKSQRPYKRQKISNMSTMDKNLEDCDQNEKVLNMSILEDNSEVFEKREEVLNMSTREGCTFISSLVKNRVLVPGTNVFCRGSNNIVKIGSIVFDGISCHCCQVNFNITEFETHAGCTRNSPPISIMLEDGRSMLECQKVTLNLNLHD from the coding sequence ATGACTTCTCATTCATCACCTCCTGAAATTGATATCAAAGCTGAGTATTGTCCGGAAGCTGTGATTGAGTGGCACCGGTTATCAGGTTTAGAAGATCGCAAAGAAAGTCTCAGTAGAAAGGATTTGGCTTTGAAAGCAAAACAACATCTCTTTTATTTAAAGTGGAAGTTTTGGCATGTTAACAAAAAGGGTAAGTGGGAATTGCGTTATACTTCGCCTGTAAATGGAAAAAATTATATATCTCTTAGGAAGGCATGTGAGAGTTGTATTGAAGATGGGGGTTGTTCTACCATaccctcttcatcttcaacaacgGTACAAGTACCATCTACAATAATTTCGTCTCCAGAGAGACCAAAAGATTTTGGCGAAACTGATCAATCAATTTTTAATGAGGATTCTGGGGACTTTACTCTTCAAAAATGCAATGTTACTACAATTGATGGGGGCTATTCAACCATACACTCTTCAACAATCGTGCAAGTACCATTAACTACAACTTTCAATAATGATTCTCAAGTGTTTAGTTTGAGTTCTCTTCAAAAACATAATGATACTACAATTTCTGAAGATGGAGGTCGTCCTATCATACACTCTCCAACAACAATGCAACCACCATCAGTAACAATTTCTTCGTCTCCTTTAAATTTGAAAAAGCGGCCGAGAGATTTTGGAGAAATCGATCAATCAACTTTCAATGAGTATTCTAAAGCCTTTAGTTCGTATTCTCAAAATTGTAATGTTACAGCAATTTCAACATCAAAGATAAATGAACATGTGAGTACTTCTAAATCAGAAGTTACTAAATCACAACGTCCGTATAAAAGACAAAAGATATCAAATATGAGTACAATGGATAAAAATTTAGAGGATTGTGATCAAAATGAAAAAGTACTAAATATGAGTATTTTGGAGGATAATTCAGAAGTCTTTGAAAAAAGAGAAGAGGTACTAAACATGAGTACTAGAGAAGGATGCACATTTATTTCTTCGTTGGTAAAGAATCGAGTTTTGGTTCCAGGGACTAACGTGTTCTGTCGTGGTAGTAACAATATTGTTAAAATTGGGAGTATAGTTTTTGATGGTATTAGTTGTCATTGTTGTCAAGTTAATTTCAATATTACTGAGTTTGAGACGCATGCTGGTTGCACAAGAAATAGTCCGCCCATTAGTATTATGTTGGAAGACGGAAGATCAATGTTGGAATGTCAAAAAGTAACTCTGAATTTGAATTTGCATGATTGA
- the LOC131603715 gene encoding nucleoside diphosphate kinase III, chloroplastic/mitochondrial-like, producing the protein MASHLCKSASRAARSLLSASFHSQGRAVAAAAAVASIRKVPVYASNYGRTGSGNGSTSWIAGALALPAAAYLIQDQEVHAAELERTFIAIKPDGVQRGLISEIISRFERKGFKLVGIKVLIPTKEFAQQHYHDLKERPFFNGLCDFLSSGPVIAMVWEGEGVITYGRKLIGATDPQKSAPGTIRGDLAVVVGRNIIHGSDGPETAKDEIKLWFKPEELVSFTSNSEKWVYGDN; encoded by the exons ATGGCCTCACATCTCTGCAAATCTGCTTCCAGAGCCGCTAGGTCTCTTCTCTCCGCTTCCTTTCACTCTC AAGGACGCGCCGTAGCGGCGGCTGCAGCTGTTGCATCCATTAGAAAGGTTCCGGTTTATGCTTCAAATTACGGGAGAACTGGTTCTGGAAATGGATCTACCTCCTGGATTGCAGGAGCACTCGCTCTTCCTGCTGCAG CTTACCTGATCCAAGATCAAGAGGTGCATGCTGCCGAG CTGGAGCGCACTTTCATTGCCATTAAGCCTGACGGAGTGCAAAGAGGGCTG ATTTCAGAGATCATTTCTCGTTTCGAGAGGAAAGGGTTCAAGCTTGTGGGAATCAAAGTATTGATTCCTACAAAGGAATTCGCCCAACAGCATTATCACGACCTAAAAGAGAGACCCTTCTTCAATGGATTGTGTGACTTCCTGAGCTCTGGCCCTGTTATTGCAATG GTATGGGAAGGAGAGGGAGTTATTACCTACGGCCGCAAACTAATTGGAGCCACAGATCCACAAAAATCAGCGCCTGGAACCATTAGGGGTGATCTCGCCGTTGTTGTTGGAAG AAATATCATCCACGGAAGCGATGGTCCAGAGACGGCAAAGGATGAGATTAAGTTGTGGTTTAAGCCAGAGGAATTGGTTAGTTTCACTAGCAATTCAGAGAAGTGGGTTTATGGTGACAACTGA
- the LOC131605947 gene encoding F-box/kelch-repeat protein At3g23880-like, with the protein MNLDQHENDVVFSQPLPPNGDELCPPLPEELIVEILLRLPVRSLLQFKCICKFWKTLISDPKVVKRHLQFSSSSLIHQRLFFSQLSEPQEIVSYPLKPLFGNLLPPVTSNWVMKNPYYIIGSCNGLLCLYNRYQHCVKLRNPSIMFKSDKSPRAVSLDWMNIQYGFGYDRVNDKYKVLLGLRNKNDPNLTLTKVYTFGDDSWKTIQNFDLTPTRQFSLLGKFVSGTLNWIAKKRGVSSNQSAILILSFDLEKDTYKELLLPQDDGEKVYGHTLYVLNNCLGVCYETNKTHWVVWLMKEYGVVESWTRFMIIPLDKSNKQPAIVIPLFLLENGVVLLVNKYTSQFVLYNLNSGELDYSLDYSSKGISNFRHNLHICCESLVSI; encoded by the coding sequence ATGAACCTCGACCAACatgaaaacgacgtcgttttctcTCAACCTCTTCCTCCCAACGGCGATGAATTGTGTCCCCCTCTACCGGAAGAACTCATCGTCGAGATCCTCCTGAGACTTCCGGTAAGATCCCTCCTTCAATTCAAATGCATTTGCAAATTTTGGAAAACCTTAATTTCAGATCCTAAAGTTGTAAAGCGTCATCTTCAATTTTCAAGCTCAAGTTTAATCCACCAACGATTGTTCTTTTCTCAGTTGAGTGAACCCCAAGAAATCGTATCTTATCCTTTAAAGCCATTATTCGGAAATTTATTACCTCCGGTTACCTCCAACTGGGTGATGAAGAACCCATATTATATTATAGGTTCGTGCAATGGGTTGTTGTGTTTGTATAATCGATATCAACATTGTGTCAAATTGCGCAACCCTTCTATCATGTTCAAATCGGATAAATCTCCAAGAGCTGTTTCTCTTGATTGGATGAACATTCAATATGGCTTTGGATATGATCGAGTTAATGATAAGTATAAAGTCCTACTTGGCCTGCGAAATAAGAATGATCCAAATCTAACTTTGACCAAAGTTTATACCTTTGGTGATGATTCATGGAAAACCATTCAGAATTTCGACCTTACACCCACTAGGCAGTTTAGTTTGTTAGGGAAATTTGTGAGTGGCACTCTTAATTGGATTGCTAAAAAAAGAGGTGTAAGTTCTAATCAAAGTGCGATACTGATACTTTCCTTTGATCTGGAGAAAGACACTTATAAGGAATTGTTGTTGCCTCAAGATGATGGTGAGAAAGTGTATGGACACACTCTCtatgttttgaataattgtcttggtgtgtgttatgagACTAACAAAACTCATTGGGTTGTGTGGTTGATGAAAGAGTATGGAGTTGTTGAGTCATGGACTAGATTCATGATCATCCCTCTTGATAAGTCCAACAAGCAACCTGCCATTGTTATTCCGTTGTTTTTGTTAGAAAATGGTGTTGTTCTTCTAGTGAACAAATATACTTCCCAATTTGTCCTATATAACTTAAATAGTGGTGAGTTGGACTATTCATTGGATTATTCATCAAAAGGTATCAGCAATTTTAGGCACAATCTCCATATTTGCTGCGAGAGTCTTGTGTCCATCTGA